One genomic segment of Tubulanus polymorphus chromosome 4, tnTubPoly1.2, whole genome shotgun sequence includes these proteins:
- the LOC141903366 gene encoding uncharacterized protein LOC141903366 isoform X1, translating into MSSTDVIKTVSKKLKYYFEVKRLEDGFDLSASNSPKLDHPPLKPRPTLQYDGLHDRPVKHYFSDANVKARLTHMNATPPPRSPLQRVRSATPSRARPKSGQPRDKPHREKQIKKTVKKHMNDTKWVDQRPFIPPRGTLKNPWLPEYAYIQTSKGSKLRPEMTGFGVPLKKSKKQYKGGQSVLRTAPSTRISKGEAVRLVNMATKLLLATENVDFSKLNMKYSPSKKKAQNTALPQVPSQRPKTSRGRARPSTAKYTYDIHGHKMKVPYKSYDDSYIVDERNSDRNENPSEVSSYDSRNLPRWLRKEINNMDSEVPNEQRLYVRTQSATEPKSVAKPRKLKGTRPKSAKYRKRPSRSEIPKGAIVSPDAQVDDDDDDDSSEDAVYANTEDAWVQTDKQLMDQYDYMDEEITSGKMAKYCIYVRTGKRLGASTKADVYITLYGTKGKTTEILLASSKTHKVKFLKGQEDEFLIDAFHVGELRKIRVGHNRIELGFGWFLDSITVDDLEDKVSYRFPCGRWLSYQDEDGQTKRMLTVSTTRTVTTAESEATSEASDTETNASSKKSQKSSRKSSASHRTSTKSLASSEVNDEESERSSVVANKSRPDSASSESTSKSGSTYTETGSSSEYSSDGETERSVETEPVRKKEREVRASGLMASPPAQKQRSSNESAPARRENDDFFDQDAAASSRPNYSRIPKRDEADDESVQPQFSSSRPSSSRSDASSSAPVVHPDRENPAFVETKNVSEPRNDARSRPKTADRRSKITKTIHQAASAGDLKTVKKIIQLNEATVNSKDDHGLTALHYATTDGHLELVRWLCENGADLKSETPTGYSAVHLAALSGHVHCLMVLVEHGASINVTSIDDCTPLHLAARSGNLHTCKWLVSNGAALTDVDMMGRTALDFANNYDQEEVEDFLEQAGKTQQNQQHAELAENGKSTARSTSTSTSGPNSSQIAHHSSEKSSSSEKSSSSSSSDSEYESDERLESDRGTERRPSLSDKKKQQMEEDLKDKREQYELQKQEMKRRKSSFLDSIRDEALD; encoded by the exons ATGTCCTCGACCGATGTTATAAAGACAGTGTCAAAAAAACT gaaatattattttgaaGTGAAGAGACTTGAAGATGGATTTGATTTATCGGCTTCAAATTCTCCAAAACTTGACCATCCACCATTGAAACCG AGACCGACTCTGCAATATGATGGTCTTCACGATCGACCGGTGAAGCATTATTTCAGTGATGCCAATGTTAAAGCGAGATTAACTCATATGAATGCA ACACCTCCTCCTCGGTCGCCTCTTCAACGAGTAAGGTCCGCGACACCTTCTCGCGCTCGTCCAAAATCCGGCCAA CCTCGAGATAAACCGCATcgtgaaaaacaaatcaagaAAACTGTGAAAAAACACATGAATGACACGAAATGGGTT GATCAAAGACCTTTTATTCCACCAAGAGGCACGTTAAAg AATCCTTGGTTGCCAGAGTATGCTTATATACAGACCTCTAAAGGGTCTAAACTGCGACCAGAAATGACCGGATTTGGTGTGCCTTTGAAAAAATCGAAGAA GCAGTATAAAGGTGGTCAATCAGTGTTGCGTACCGCACCTTCAACTAGGATCTCAAAAGGGGAGGCTGTGAGGCTGGTTAACATGGCaactaaattattattagctACA GAAAAtgtcgatttttcaaaattaaacatgaaATATTCGCCTTCAAAGAAAAAAGCACAAAATACCGCATTACCACAAGTTCCATCTCAAAGACCAAAG ACATCGCGAGGCCGAGCAAGACCCTCGACTGCCAAATACACTTATGATATCCATGGTCACAAAATGAAGGTCCCCTATAAG AGCTATGATGATTCGTATATCGTAGATGAAAGAAACTCCGATCGTAATGAAAATCCAAGCGAAGTTTCAAGTTACGACAGTCGCAATCTTCCACGATGGCTGAG aaaagaaatcaataatatgGATAGTGAAGTGCCGAATGAACAGCGATTATACGTAAGAACTCAATCGGCAACCGAGCCGAAATCAGTCGCTAAGCCGCGCAAACTGAAAGGAACGCGTCCGAAATCGGCGAAATATCGAAAACGTCCGAGTCGCAGTGAAATACCGAAAGGCGCAATCGTATCACCCGATGCACaagttgatgatgatgatgatgatgatagtaGTGAAGATGCTGTTTACGCAAATACTGAAGATGCTTGGGTTCAAACTGATAAACAGTTGATGGATCAATATGATTAT ATGGATGAAGAGATCACAAGTGGTAAAATGGCGAAGTACTGCATTTATGTACGCACAGGAAAACGTCTAGGAGCGAGCACGAAGGCTGATGTTTATATCACTCTGTATGGTACTAAAGGCAAGACGACGGAGATCTTACTCGCCAGTTCAAAAACTCATAAAGTCAAGTTTCTCAAAGGCCAG GAGGATGAATTTCTCATTGACGCCTTTCACGTCGGCGAACTGCGCAAAATTAGAGTCGGTCACAATCGAATTGAACTTG GATTCGGATGGTTTTTAGATAGTATCACTGTCGATGATTTGGAAGATAAAGTCAGTTATCGATTTCCGTGCGGTCGTTGGTTGTCGTATCAGGACGAAGACGGACAAACTAAACGCATGCTTACTGTCTCAACTACTAGAACTGTCACTACTGCAG AATCTGAAGCGACGAGTGAAGCCTCCGATACTGAAACAAACGCGTCGTCTAAAAAATCTCAGAAATCATCTCGCAAATCATCGGCTTCACATCGTACATCGACGAAATCTCTCGCCAGTAGTGAGGTGAATGATGAGGAGTCTGAAAGGAGCAGCGTCGTCGCCAATAAAAGTCGCCCGGACTCGGCTTCGTCTGAATCCACGTCGAAGTCCGGTTCGACGTACACCGAAACGGGATCGAGTTCTGAATATTCGTCGGACGGCGAGACCGAACGGTCGGTCGAAACGGAACCGGTCCGAAAGAAAGAACGCGAAGTGCGAGCGAGTGGTTTGATGGCTTCCCCGCCTGCTCAGAAACAGCGCTCCTCGAATGAATCGGCACCGGCGCGTagagaaaatgatgattttttcgaTCAGGACGCCGCCGCGAGCTCGCGTCCGAATTATAGTCGTATTCCGAAACGAGATGAAGCGGACGACGAATCGGTGCAGCCTCAGTTTTCATCGTCGCGACCGAGTTCATCGCGGAGCGACGCCAGCAGCTCGGCGCCGGTTGTCCATCCGGATCGGGAGAATCCGGCTTTCGTCGAAACGAAGAACGTTTCCGAACCTCGTAACGACGCGAGATCTCGCCCTAAAACTGCTGATAGAAGATCGAAAATCACGAAGACAATCCATCAAGCCGCGAGCGCCGGCGATTTGAAAACGGTCAAAAAGATCATTCAACTAAATGAAGCAACCGTGAA TTCAAAAGATGATCATGGTTTGACAGCTTTACATTACGCGACGACTGACGGTCATTTGGAATTAGTTCGATGGCTGTGTGAAAATGGTGCTGATCTCAAATCTGAAACTCCAACTGGTTACAGCGCTGTACATCTAGCCGCTCTTAGTGGACATGTACACTGTTTGATG GTGCTTGTTGAGCATGGTGCATCGATTAATGTTACGTCTATAGATGACTGTACACCACTTCATTTAGCAGCTAGAAG TGGTAATCTGCATACGTGTAAGTGGTTAGTAAGTAACGGTGCAGCGTTGACCGATGTCGACATGATGGGACGCACGGCGCTGGATTTCGCTAATAATTACGACCAGGAAGAAGTTGAAGATTTTCTCGAGCAGGCCGGTAAAACTCAGCAGAACCAGCAACACGCTGaatt AGCCGAAAATGGGAAATCAACTGCCCGTAGTACGTCAACTTCAACGAGTGGGCCAAACAGCTCCCAGATAGCCCATCACTCTTCGGAAAAATCATCCTCTTCTGAAAAA TCCAGTAGCAGTTCATCTTCTGACTCAGAATATGAGTCTGATGAAAGACTTGAG TCGGACAGAGGCACTGAACGTCGACCAAGTTTGTCAGATAAGAAGAAACAACAAATGGAAGAAGATCTGAAG GACAAAAGGGAACAATATGAACTTCAAAAGCAGGAAATGAAGAGAAGAAAAAGCAGTTTCTTGGATTCAATCAGGGATGAAGCATTAGACTAG